A single window of Sebastes umbrosus isolate fSebUmb1 chromosome 16, fSebUmb1.pri, whole genome shotgun sequence DNA harbors:
- the map4k5 gene encoding mitogen-activated protein kinase kinase kinase kinase 5 isoform X7, whose amino-acid sequence MDIFPRPSGEIQRRNPQHDFELIQRVGSGTYGDVYKARNIQTGELAAVKIIKLEPGDDFSIIQQEIFMVKECMHHNIVAYFGSYLCREKLWICMEYCGGGSLQDIYHVTGPLSELQIAYVCRETIQGLGYLHTKGKMHRDIKGANILLTDNGDVKLADFGVAAKITATIAKRKSFIGTPYWMAPEVAAVEKNGGYNQLCDIWAVGITSIELAELQPPMFDLHPMRALFLMSKSSFQPPKLKDKNKWSTAFHNFIKVSLTKNPKKRPTAEKLLSHVYVAQTGLTRRLAVDLLDKMNNPDNHQHYSEVDDDDLEPLSAVRHTIRSSNKQARAERTRSEIDSNNGTNQGGRCSSPSFTEGHRGDAVDKLQFEPPLRKETEAHSEMDVSKDNDFNSPWSPFAEGGITTRGHIAHLEDAFEEVELSTLKPGLPPPLPPKLSSGALWISQGKTPRLTSSSEEIGLNDERSLTVRRFPNSDNGPSQVVRIQSTPEHLGNKVEHSSPDFLSVSVSSPGLLSHASDPALSKSECKDNDSDDSVNGGSPKAPPNRQHRKEKKEFPKPAINGLPPTPKVLMGACFSKVFDGCPLKINCATSWIHPDTKDQYLIFGTEDGIYTLNLNELHEATMEQLFPRKCTWLYVINNNLMSLSEGKTFQLYSHNLIGLFEQLKKPGLAAQFQTHRFPDKMLPRRFALTTKIPDTKGCHKCCIVRNPYTGHKYLCGALQSGIVLLQWYEPMQRFMLIKHFDFPLPSPLKVFEMLVVPEQEYPLVCVAISQGSEPGQVVRFETINLNSCSSWFTEMGTSKSAHQQVDAIHVTQLERDTVLVCLDQNLKIVNLQGRLKSNKKLASELSFDFCIGSVVCLQDSVLAFWKHGMQGKSFKSNEVTQEICDPSRVFRLLGSDRVVVLQSRPTDNPTALSNLYILAGHENSY is encoded by the exons GCTCGAAACATACAAACTGGGGAGCTCGCTGCTGTGAAGATCATAAAGTTGGAACCAG gGGATGACTTTTCCATCATACAGCAGGAAATCTTCATGGTGAAGGAATGCATGCACCACAATATTGTGGCCTACTTTGGGAGCTACCTCTG TCGAGAGAAGCTTTGGATATGTATGGAGTACTGTGGTGGAGGATCTCTGCAGGACATTTATCACG TGACGGGACCTCTCTCGGAGCTTCAGATAGCATATGTCTGCAGAGAGACTATACAG GGTTTGGGATATCTGCACACCAAGGGCAAGATGCACCGCGACATCAAG ggtGCCAACATACTTCTTACAGACAACGGAGATGTGAAGTTAG CTGACTTTGGAGTTGCAGCCAAAATAACAGCCACCATTGCCAAAAGGAAGTCCTTCATTGGAACACCTTATTG GATGGCTCCAGAAGTAGCAGCAGTGGAGAAGAACGGTGGCTATAACCAGCTGTGTGATATCTGGGCTGTTGGCATCACGTCCATAGAGCTGGCCGAGCTCCAGCCTCCAATGTTTGACCTACACCCGATGAG GGCCTTGTTTTTGATGTCGAAGAGCAGCTTCCAGCCTCCGAAgctaaaagacaaaaacaaatg GTCCACCGCCTTCCACAACTTTATCAAAGTGTCTCTGACAAAGAACCCAAAGAAGAGGCCCACGGCAGAAAAACTTCTATCG CATGTGTACGTGGCCCAGACGGGTTTGACAAGGAGGCTTGCTGTCGACCTCCTAGATAAGATGAACAACCCAGACAACCACCAGCATTACAGCGAGGTGGACGATGATGACCTTGAG CCCCTCTCTGCAGTCAGACACACCATCCGCTCCTCCAACAAACAAGCCAGAGCTGAGAGGACGCGCTCAGAGATCGACT CAAACAATGGGACAAACCAAGGAGGGCGATGCTCAAGTCCTAGCTTCACTGAGGGACACAGGGGGGACGCAG TCGACAAGCTCCAGTTTGAACCGCCACTCCGGAAGGAAACTGAGGCTCATTCTGAAATG GATGTGAGTAAAGATAATGACTTCAATTCCCCCTGGAGTCCCTTTGCCGAGGGAGGAATAACAACCAG GGGACACATCGCCCATCTTGAAGATGCCTTTGAAGAAGTGGAGCT GTCAACTCTCAAGCCAgggcttcctcctcctctgcccccAAAG CTCTCCTCCGGGGCTCTGTGGATTTCTCAAGGAAAGACA CCACGATTAACCAGCTCGTCAGAGGAGATTGGCCTTAATGACGAGAGGTCTCTGACGGTTCGGAGGTTCCCGAACTCGGATAACGGACCGAGCCAGGTGGTTCGCATACAGAGCACACCTGAGCACCTGGGCAACAAGGTGGAGCACTCGTCTCCAGATTTCCTCTCCGTCAGCGTCAGCAGCCCCGGCCTTTTGTCTCATGCCTCGGATCCTG ctCTCAGTAAATCAGAATGTAAAG ATAATGATTCGGATGACAGTGTGAATGGAGGCAGTCCCAAGGCGCCACCCAACCGACAGCACcggaaagaaaagaaggaattCCCT AAACCAGCTATCAACGGTCTTCCACCCACTCCGAAAGTACTG ATGGGAGCCTGTTTCTCTAAAGTGTTTGATGGCTGTCCACTGAAGATCAACTGTGCCACATCATGGATTCATCCAGACACCAAAG aTCAGTACCTAATCTTTGGGACGGAGGATGGCATCTATACGCTGAATCTTAATGAGCTGCATGAAGCCACAATGGAGCAG CTGTTCCCGAGGAAGTGTACATGGCTGTACGTTATCAACAACAACCTGATGTCTTTATCTG AAG GGAAAACCTTCCAGCTGTACTCCCACAATCTCATTGGGCTGTTTGAGCAGCTGAAGAAGCCCGGCCTGGCTGCTCAGTTCCAGACTCATCGCTTCCCAGACAAAATGTTACCCAG gAGGTTCGCCCTGACAACTAAGATCCCCGACACAAAGGGCTGTCACAAGTGCTGCATTG TGAGAAATCCATATACAGGCCACAAGTACTTGTGTGGAGCGCTGCAGTCTGGGATTGTCTTGTTGCAGTGGTATGAGCCCATGCAGAGGTTTATGCTCATCAAG CACTTTGACTTCCCTCTTCCCAGCCCCCTGAAGGTGTTTGAGATGCTGGTGGTCCCGGAGCAGGAGTATCCTCTGGTGTGTGTGGCCATCAGCCAGGGCTCCGAGCCGGGCCAGGTGGTCCGCTTTGAGACCATCAACCTcaactcctgctcctcctggttCACAGAGATGGGAACAAGTAAGTCAG CTCATCAGCAGGTGGACGCAATCCATGTCACCCAGCTGGAGCGAGACACAGTGTTGGTGTGTTTGGACC aaAATTTGAAGATTGTTAATCTCCAGGGCAGACTGAAGTCCAACAAGAAGCTGGCATCTGAGCTGAGCTTCGACTTCTGCATTGGATCTGTTG TGTGCCTTCAGGACAGCGTCCTGGCCTTCTGGAAACACGGCATGCAAGGAAAGAGCTTCAAGTCTAATGAG GTGACCCAGGAGATTTGTGATCCAAGCAGAGTCTTCCGCCTCCTCGGATCTGACAG GGTGGTGGTTTTGCAGAGCCGACCCACAGACAACCCCACAGCCCTGAGCAACCTCTACATATTAGCAGGTCATGAGAACAGTTACTGA
- the map4k5 gene encoding mitogen-activated protein kinase kinase kinase kinase 5 isoform X8 — protein sequence MDIFPRPSGEIQRRNPQHDFELIQRVGSGTYGDVYKARNIQTGELAAVKIIKLEPGDDFSIIQQEIFMVKECMHHNIVAYFGSYLCREKLWICMEYCGGGSLQDIYHVTGPLSELQIAYVCRETIQGLGYLHTKGKMHRDIKGANILLTDNGDVKLADFGVAAKITATIAKRKSFIGTPYWMAPEVAAVEKNGGYNQLCDIWAVGITSIELAELQPPMFDLHPMRALFLMSKSSFQPPKLKDKNKWSTAFHNFIKVSLTKNPKKRPTAEKLLSHVYVAQTGLTRRLAVDLLDKMNNPDNHQHYSEVDDDDLEPLSAVRHTIRSSNKQARAERTRSEIDSNNGTNQGGRCSSPSFTEGHRGDAVDKLQFEPPLRKETEAHSEMDVSKDNDFNSPWSPFAEGGITTRSLLKSVEDELFQRGHIAHLEDAFEEVELSTLKPGLPPPLPPKPRLTSSSEEIGLNDERSLTVRRFPNSDNGPSQVVRIQSTPEHLGNKVEHSSPDFLSVSVSSPGLLSHASDPALSKSECKDNDSDDSVNGGSPKAPPNRQHRKEKKEFPKPAINGLPPTPKVLMGACFSKVFDGCPLKINCATSWIHPDTKDQYLIFGTEDGIYTLNLNELHEATMEQLFPRKCTWLYVINNNLMSLSEGKTFQLYSHNLIGLFEQLKKPGLAAQFQTHRFPDKMLPRRFALTTKIPDTKGCHKCCIVRNPYTGHKYLCGALQSGIVLLQWYEPMQRFMLIKHFDFPLPSPLKVFEMLVVPEQEYPLVCVAISQGSEPGQVVRFETINLNSCSSWFTEMGTSKSAHQQVDAIHVTQLERDTVLVCLDQNLKIVNLQGRLKSNKKLASELSFDFCIGSVVCLQDSVLAFWKHGMQGKSFKSNEVTQEICDPSRVFRLLGSDRVVVLQSRPTDNPTALSNLYILAGHENSY from the exons GCTCGAAACATACAAACTGGGGAGCTCGCTGCTGTGAAGATCATAAAGTTGGAACCAG gGGATGACTTTTCCATCATACAGCAGGAAATCTTCATGGTGAAGGAATGCATGCACCACAATATTGTGGCCTACTTTGGGAGCTACCTCTG TCGAGAGAAGCTTTGGATATGTATGGAGTACTGTGGTGGAGGATCTCTGCAGGACATTTATCACG TGACGGGACCTCTCTCGGAGCTTCAGATAGCATATGTCTGCAGAGAGACTATACAG GGTTTGGGATATCTGCACACCAAGGGCAAGATGCACCGCGACATCAAG ggtGCCAACATACTTCTTACAGACAACGGAGATGTGAAGTTAG CTGACTTTGGAGTTGCAGCCAAAATAACAGCCACCATTGCCAAAAGGAAGTCCTTCATTGGAACACCTTATTG GATGGCTCCAGAAGTAGCAGCAGTGGAGAAGAACGGTGGCTATAACCAGCTGTGTGATATCTGGGCTGTTGGCATCACGTCCATAGAGCTGGCCGAGCTCCAGCCTCCAATGTTTGACCTACACCCGATGAG GGCCTTGTTTTTGATGTCGAAGAGCAGCTTCCAGCCTCCGAAgctaaaagacaaaaacaaatg GTCCACCGCCTTCCACAACTTTATCAAAGTGTCTCTGACAAAGAACCCAAAGAAGAGGCCCACGGCAGAAAAACTTCTATCG CATGTGTACGTGGCCCAGACGGGTTTGACAAGGAGGCTTGCTGTCGACCTCCTAGATAAGATGAACAACCCAGACAACCACCAGCATTACAGCGAGGTGGACGATGATGACCTTGAG CCCCTCTCTGCAGTCAGACACACCATCCGCTCCTCCAACAAACAAGCCAGAGCTGAGAGGACGCGCTCAGAGATCGACT CAAACAATGGGACAAACCAAGGAGGGCGATGCTCAAGTCCTAGCTTCACTGAGGGACACAGGGGGGACGCAG TCGACAAGCTCCAGTTTGAACCGCCACTCCGGAAGGAAACTGAGGCTCATTCTGAAATG GATGTGAGTAAAGATAATGACTTCAATTCCCCCTGGAGTCCCTTTGCCGAGGGAGGAATAACAACCAG GAGCCTTCTCAAAAGCGTTGAGGACGAATTGTTCCAACG GGGACACATCGCCCATCTTGAAGATGCCTTTGAAGAAGTGGAGCT GTCAACTCTCAAGCCAgggcttcctcctcctctgcccccAAAG CCACGATTAACCAGCTCGTCAGAGGAGATTGGCCTTAATGACGAGAGGTCTCTGACGGTTCGGAGGTTCCCGAACTCGGATAACGGACCGAGCCAGGTGGTTCGCATACAGAGCACACCTGAGCACCTGGGCAACAAGGTGGAGCACTCGTCTCCAGATTTCCTCTCCGTCAGCGTCAGCAGCCCCGGCCTTTTGTCTCATGCCTCGGATCCTG ctCTCAGTAAATCAGAATGTAAAG ATAATGATTCGGATGACAGTGTGAATGGAGGCAGTCCCAAGGCGCCACCCAACCGACAGCACcggaaagaaaagaaggaattCCCT AAACCAGCTATCAACGGTCTTCCACCCACTCCGAAAGTACTG ATGGGAGCCTGTTTCTCTAAAGTGTTTGATGGCTGTCCACTGAAGATCAACTGTGCCACATCATGGATTCATCCAGACACCAAAG aTCAGTACCTAATCTTTGGGACGGAGGATGGCATCTATACGCTGAATCTTAATGAGCTGCATGAAGCCACAATGGAGCAG CTGTTCCCGAGGAAGTGTACATGGCTGTACGTTATCAACAACAACCTGATGTCTTTATCTG AAG GGAAAACCTTCCAGCTGTACTCCCACAATCTCATTGGGCTGTTTGAGCAGCTGAAGAAGCCCGGCCTGGCTGCTCAGTTCCAGACTCATCGCTTCCCAGACAAAATGTTACCCAG gAGGTTCGCCCTGACAACTAAGATCCCCGACACAAAGGGCTGTCACAAGTGCTGCATTG TGAGAAATCCATATACAGGCCACAAGTACTTGTGTGGAGCGCTGCAGTCTGGGATTGTCTTGTTGCAGTGGTATGAGCCCATGCAGAGGTTTATGCTCATCAAG CACTTTGACTTCCCTCTTCCCAGCCCCCTGAAGGTGTTTGAGATGCTGGTGGTCCCGGAGCAGGAGTATCCTCTGGTGTGTGTGGCCATCAGCCAGGGCTCCGAGCCGGGCCAGGTGGTCCGCTTTGAGACCATCAACCTcaactcctgctcctcctggttCACAGAGATGGGAACAAGTAAGTCAG CTCATCAGCAGGTGGACGCAATCCATGTCACCCAGCTGGAGCGAGACACAGTGTTGGTGTGTTTGGACC aaAATTTGAAGATTGTTAATCTCCAGGGCAGACTGAAGTCCAACAAGAAGCTGGCATCTGAGCTGAGCTTCGACTTCTGCATTGGATCTGTTG TGTGCCTTCAGGACAGCGTCCTGGCCTTCTGGAAACACGGCATGCAAGGAAAGAGCTTCAAGTCTAATGAG GTGACCCAGGAGATTTGTGATCCAAGCAGAGTCTTCCGCCTCCTCGGATCTGACAG GGTGGTGGTTTTGCAGAGCCGACCCACAGACAACCCCACAGCCCTGAGCAACCTCTACATATTAGCAGGTCATGAGAACAGTTACTGA
- the map4k5 gene encoding mitogen-activated protein kinase kinase kinase kinase 5 isoform X4 — protein sequence MDIFPRPSGEIQRRNPQHDFELIQRVGSGTYGDVYKARNIQTGELAAVKIIKLEPGDDFSIIQQEIFMVKECMHHNIVAYFGSYLCREKLWICMEYCGGGSLQDIYHVTGPLSELQIAYVCRETIQGLGYLHTKGKMHRDIKGANILLTDNGDVKLADFGVAAKITATIAKRKSFIGTPYWMAPEVAAVEKNGGYNQLCDIWAVGITSIELAELQPPMFDLHPMRALFLMSKSSFQPPKLKDKNKWSTAFHNFIKVSLTKNPKKRPTAEKLLSHVYVAQTGLTRRLAVDLLDKMNNPDNHQHYSEVDDDDLEPLSAVRHTIRSSNKQARAERTRSEIDSNNGTNQGGRCSSPSFTEGHRGDAVDKLQFEPPLRKETEAHSEMDVSKDNDFNSPWSPFAEGGITTRSLLKSVEDELFQRGHIAHLEDAFEEVELSTLKPGLPPPLPPKLSSGALWISQGKTPRLTSSSEEIGLNDERSLTVRRFPNSDNGPSQVVRIQSTPEHLGNKVEHSSPDFLSVSVSSPGLLSHASDPALSKSECKDNDSDDSVNGGSPKAPPNRQHRKEKKEFPKPAINGLPPTPKVLMGACFSKVFDGCPLKINCATSWIHPDTKDQYLIFGTEDGIYTLNLNELHEATMEQLFPRKCTWLYVINNNLMSLSGKTFQLYSHNLIGLFEQLKKPGLAAQFQTHRFPDKMLPRRFALTTKIPDTKGCHKCCIVRNPYTGHKYLCGALQSGIVLLQWYEPMQRFMLIKHFDFPLPSPLKVFEMLVVPEQEYPLVCVAISQGSEPGQVVRFETINLNSCSSWFTEMGTTHQQVDAIHVTQLERDTVLVCLDQNLKIVNLQGRLKSNKKLASELSFDFCIGSVVCLQDSVLAFWKHGMQGKSFKSNEVTQEICDPSRVFRLLGSDRVVVLQSRPTDNPTALSNLYILAGHENSY from the exons GCTCGAAACATACAAACTGGGGAGCTCGCTGCTGTGAAGATCATAAAGTTGGAACCAG gGGATGACTTTTCCATCATACAGCAGGAAATCTTCATGGTGAAGGAATGCATGCACCACAATATTGTGGCCTACTTTGGGAGCTACCTCTG TCGAGAGAAGCTTTGGATATGTATGGAGTACTGTGGTGGAGGATCTCTGCAGGACATTTATCACG TGACGGGACCTCTCTCGGAGCTTCAGATAGCATATGTCTGCAGAGAGACTATACAG GGTTTGGGATATCTGCACACCAAGGGCAAGATGCACCGCGACATCAAG ggtGCCAACATACTTCTTACAGACAACGGAGATGTGAAGTTAG CTGACTTTGGAGTTGCAGCCAAAATAACAGCCACCATTGCCAAAAGGAAGTCCTTCATTGGAACACCTTATTG GATGGCTCCAGAAGTAGCAGCAGTGGAGAAGAACGGTGGCTATAACCAGCTGTGTGATATCTGGGCTGTTGGCATCACGTCCATAGAGCTGGCCGAGCTCCAGCCTCCAATGTTTGACCTACACCCGATGAG GGCCTTGTTTTTGATGTCGAAGAGCAGCTTCCAGCCTCCGAAgctaaaagacaaaaacaaatg GTCCACCGCCTTCCACAACTTTATCAAAGTGTCTCTGACAAAGAACCCAAAGAAGAGGCCCACGGCAGAAAAACTTCTATCG CATGTGTACGTGGCCCAGACGGGTTTGACAAGGAGGCTTGCTGTCGACCTCCTAGATAAGATGAACAACCCAGACAACCACCAGCATTACAGCGAGGTGGACGATGATGACCTTGAG CCCCTCTCTGCAGTCAGACACACCATCCGCTCCTCCAACAAACAAGCCAGAGCTGAGAGGACGCGCTCAGAGATCGACT CAAACAATGGGACAAACCAAGGAGGGCGATGCTCAAGTCCTAGCTTCACTGAGGGACACAGGGGGGACGCAG TCGACAAGCTCCAGTTTGAACCGCCACTCCGGAAGGAAACTGAGGCTCATTCTGAAATG GATGTGAGTAAAGATAATGACTTCAATTCCCCCTGGAGTCCCTTTGCCGAGGGAGGAATAACAACCAG GAGCCTTCTCAAAAGCGTTGAGGACGAATTGTTCCAACG GGGACACATCGCCCATCTTGAAGATGCCTTTGAAGAAGTGGAGCT GTCAACTCTCAAGCCAgggcttcctcctcctctgcccccAAAG CTCTCCTCCGGGGCTCTGTGGATTTCTCAAGGAAAGACA CCACGATTAACCAGCTCGTCAGAGGAGATTGGCCTTAATGACGAGAGGTCTCTGACGGTTCGGAGGTTCCCGAACTCGGATAACGGACCGAGCCAGGTGGTTCGCATACAGAGCACACCTGAGCACCTGGGCAACAAGGTGGAGCACTCGTCTCCAGATTTCCTCTCCGTCAGCGTCAGCAGCCCCGGCCTTTTGTCTCATGCCTCGGATCCTG ctCTCAGTAAATCAGAATGTAAAG ATAATGATTCGGATGACAGTGTGAATGGAGGCAGTCCCAAGGCGCCACCCAACCGACAGCACcggaaagaaaagaaggaattCCCT AAACCAGCTATCAACGGTCTTCCACCCACTCCGAAAGTACTG ATGGGAGCCTGTTTCTCTAAAGTGTTTGATGGCTGTCCACTGAAGATCAACTGTGCCACATCATGGATTCATCCAGACACCAAAG aTCAGTACCTAATCTTTGGGACGGAGGATGGCATCTATACGCTGAATCTTAATGAGCTGCATGAAGCCACAATGGAGCAG CTGTTCCCGAGGAAGTGTACATGGCTGTACGTTATCAACAACAACCTGATGTCTTTATCTG GGAAAACCTTCCAGCTGTACTCCCACAATCTCATTGGGCTGTTTGAGCAGCTGAAGAAGCCCGGCCTGGCTGCTCAGTTCCAGACTCATCGCTTCCCAGACAAAATGTTACCCAG gAGGTTCGCCCTGACAACTAAGATCCCCGACACAAAGGGCTGTCACAAGTGCTGCATTG TGAGAAATCCATATACAGGCCACAAGTACTTGTGTGGAGCGCTGCAGTCTGGGATTGTCTTGTTGCAGTGGTATGAGCCCATGCAGAGGTTTATGCTCATCAAG CACTTTGACTTCCCTCTTCCCAGCCCCCTGAAGGTGTTTGAGATGCTGGTGGTCCCGGAGCAGGAGTATCCTCTGGTGTGTGTGGCCATCAGCCAGGGCTCCGAGCCGGGCCAGGTGGTCCGCTTTGAGACCATCAACCTcaactcctgctcctcctggttCACAGAGATGGGAACAA CTCATCAGCAGGTGGACGCAATCCATGTCACCCAGCTGGAGCGAGACACAGTGTTGGTGTGTTTGGACC aaAATTTGAAGATTGTTAATCTCCAGGGCAGACTGAAGTCCAACAAGAAGCTGGCATCTGAGCTGAGCTTCGACTTCTGCATTGGATCTGTTG TGTGCCTTCAGGACAGCGTCCTGGCCTTCTGGAAACACGGCATGCAAGGAAAGAGCTTCAAGTCTAATGAG GTGACCCAGGAGATTTGTGATCCAAGCAGAGTCTTCCGCCTCCTCGGATCTGACAG GGTGGTGGTTTTGCAGAGCCGACCCACAGACAACCCCACAGCCCTGAGCAACCTCTACATATTAGCAGGTCATGAGAACAGTTACTGA
- the map4k5 gene encoding mitogen-activated protein kinase kinase kinase kinase 5 isoform X5 has product MDIFPRPSGEIQRRNPQHDFELIQRVGSGTYGDVYKARNIQTGELAAVKIIKLEPGDDFSIIQQEIFMVKECMHHNIVAYFGSYLCREKLWICMEYCGGGSLQDIYHVTGPLSELQIAYVCRETIQGLGYLHTKGKMHRDIKGANILLTDNGDVKLADFGVAAKITATIAKRKSFIGTPYWMAPEVAAVEKNGGYNQLCDIWAVGITSIELAELQPPMFDLHPMRALFLMSKSSFQPPKLKDKNKWSTAFHNFIKVSLTKNPKKRPTAEKLLSHVYVAQTGLTRRLAVDLLDKMNNPDNHQHYSEVDDDDLEPLSAVRHTIRSSNKQARAERTRSEIDSNNGTNQGGRCSSPSFTEGHRGDAVDKLQFEPPLRKETEAHSEMDVSKDNDFNSPWSPFAEGGITTRSLLKSVEDELFQRGHIAHLEDAFEEVELSTLKPGLPPPLPPKLSSGALWISQGKTPRLTSSSEEIGLNDERSLTVRRFPNSDNGPSQVVRIQSTPEHLGNKVEHSSPDFLSVSVSSPGLLSHASDPDNDSDDSVNGGSPKAPPNRQHRKEKKEFPKPAINGLPPTPKVLMGACFSKVFDGCPLKINCATSWIHPDTKDQYLIFGTEDGIYTLNLNELHEATMEQLFPRKCTWLYVINNNLMSLSEGKTFQLYSHNLIGLFEQLKKPGLAAQFQTHRFPDKMLPRRFALTTKIPDTKGCHKCCIVRNPYTGHKYLCGALQSGIVLLQWYEPMQRFMLIKHFDFPLPSPLKVFEMLVVPEQEYPLVCVAISQGSEPGQVVRFETINLNSCSSWFTEMGTSKSAHQQVDAIHVTQLERDTVLVCLDQNLKIVNLQGRLKSNKKLASELSFDFCIGSVVCLQDSVLAFWKHGMQGKSFKSNEVTQEICDPSRVFRLLGSDRVVVLQSRPTDNPTALSNLYILAGHENSY; this is encoded by the exons GCTCGAAACATACAAACTGGGGAGCTCGCTGCTGTGAAGATCATAAAGTTGGAACCAG gGGATGACTTTTCCATCATACAGCAGGAAATCTTCATGGTGAAGGAATGCATGCACCACAATATTGTGGCCTACTTTGGGAGCTACCTCTG TCGAGAGAAGCTTTGGATATGTATGGAGTACTGTGGTGGAGGATCTCTGCAGGACATTTATCACG TGACGGGACCTCTCTCGGAGCTTCAGATAGCATATGTCTGCAGAGAGACTATACAG GGTTTGGGATATCTGCACACCAAGGGCAAGATGCACCGCGACATCAAG ggtGCCAACATACTTCTTACAGACAACGGAGATGTGAAGTTAG CTGACTTTGGAGTTGCAGCCAAAATAACAGCCACCATTGCCAAAAGGAAGTCCTTCATTGGAACACCTTATTG GATGGCTCCAGAAGTAGCAGCAGTGGAGAAGAACGGTGGCTATAACCAGCTGTGTGATATCTGGGCTGTTGGCATCACGTCCATAGAGCTGGCCGAGCTCCAGCCTCCAATGTTTGACCTACACCCGATGAG GGCCTTGTTTTTGATGTCGAAGAGCAGCTTCCAGCCTCCGAAgctaaaagacaaaaacaaatg GTCCACCGCCTTCCACAACTTTATCAAAGTGTCTCTGACAAAGAACCCAAAGAAGAGGCCCACGGCAGAAAAACTTCTATCG CATGTGTACGTGGCCCAGACGGGTTTGACAAGGAGGCTTGCTGTCGACCTCCTAGATAAGATGAACAACCCAGACAACCACCAGCATTACAGCGAGGTGGACGATGATGACCTTGAG CCCCTCTCTGCAGTCAGACACACCATCCGCTCCTCCAACAAACAAGCCAGAGCTGAGAGGACGCGCTCAGAGATCGACT CAAACAATGGGACAAACCAAGGAGGGCGATGCTCAAGTCCTAGCTTCACTGAGGGACACAGGGGGGACGCAG TCGACAAGCTCCAGTTTGAACCGCCACTCCGGAAGGAAACTGAGGCTCATTCTGAAATG GATGTGAGTAAAGATAATGACTTCAATTCCCCCTGGAGTCCCTTTGCCGAGGGAGGAATAACAACCAG GAGCCTTCTCAAAAGCGTTGAGGACGAATTGTTCCAACG GGGACACATCGCCCATCTTGAAGATGCCTTTGAAGAAGTGGAGCT GTCAACTCTCAAGCCAgggcttcctcctcctctgcccccAAAG CTCTCCTCCGGGGCTCTGTGGATTTCTCAAGGAAAGACA CCACGATTAACCAGCTCGTCAGAGGAGATTGGCCTTAATGACGAGAGGTCTCTGACGGTTCGGAGGTTCCCGAACTCGGATAACGGACCGAGCCAGGTGGTTCGCATACAGAGCACACCTGAGCACCTGGGCAACAAGGTGGAGCACTCGTCTCCAGATTTCCTCTCCGTCAGCGTCAGCAGCCCCGGCCTTTTGTCTCATGCCTCGGATCCTG ATAATGATTCGGATGACAGTGTGAATGGAGGCAGTCCCAAGGCGCCACCCAACCGACAGCACcggaaagaaaagaaggaattCCCT AAACCAGCTATCAACGGTCTTCCACCCACTCCGAAAGTACTG ATGGGAGCCTGTTTCTCTAAAGTGTTTGATGGCTGTCCACTGAAGATCAACTGTGCCACATCATGGATTCATCCAGACACCAAAG aTCAGTACCTAATCTTTGGGACGGAGGATGGCATCTATACGCTGAATCTTAATGAGCTGCATGAAGCCACAATGGAGCAG CTGTTCCCGAGGAAGTGTACATGGCTGTACGTTATCAACAACAACCTGATGTCTTTATCTG AAG GGAAAACCTTCCAGCTGTACTCCCACAATCTCATTGGGCTGTTTGAGCAGCTGAAGAAGCCCGGCCTGGCTGCTCAGTTCCAGACTCATCGCTTCCCAGACAAAATGTTACCCAG gAGGTTCGCCCTGACAACTAAGATCCCCGACACAAAGGGCTGTCACAAGTGCTGCATTG TGAGAAATCCATATACAGGCCACAAGTACTTGTGTGGAGCGCTGCAGTCTGGGATTGTCTTGTTGCAGTGGTATGAGCCCATGCAGAGGTTTATGCTCATCAAG CACTTTGACTTCCCTCTTCCCAGCCCCCTGAAGGTGTTTGAGATGCTGGTGGTCCCGGAGCAGGAGTATCCTCTGGTGTGTGTGGCCATCAGCCAGGGCTCCGAGCCGGGCCAGGTGGTCCGCTTTGAGACCATCAACCTcaactcctgctcctcctggttCACAGAGATGGGAACAAGTAAGTCAG CTCATCAGCAGGTGGACGCAATCCATGTCACCCAGCTGGAGCGAGACACAGTGTTGGTGTGTTTGGACC aaAATTTGAAGATTGTTAATCTCCAGGGCAGACTGAAGTCCAACAAGAAGCTGGCATCTGAGCTGAGCTTCGACTTCTGCATTGGATCTGTTG TGTGCCTTCAGGACAGCGTCCTGGCCTTCTGGAAACACGGCATGCAAGGAAAGAGCTTCAAGTCTAATGAG GTGACCCAGGAGATTTGTGATCCAAGCAGAGTCTTCCGCCTCCTCGGATCTGACAG GGTGGTGGTTTTGCAGAGCCGACCCACAGACAACCCCACAGCCCTGAGCAACCTCTACATATTAGCAGGTCATGAGAACAGTTACTGA